The proteins below come from a single Candidozyma auris chromosome 3, complete sequence genomic window:
- a CDS encoding 60S ribosomal protein eL33, whose product MAESHRLYVKGKHLSYQRSKNVNHPNTSLIQIEGVSNTQDARFYLGKRIAYVYRAQKEIRGTKIRVIWGKVTRTHGNNGVVRANFKKNLPPKTFGASVRIMLYPSNI is encoded by the coding sequence ATGGCTGAATCTCACAGATTGTACGTTAAGGGTAAGCACTTGTCCTACCAGCGTTCCAAGAACGTGAACCACCCTAACACGTCGCTCATCCAGATCGAGGGTGTCTCCAACACCCAGGATGCCAGATTCTACTTGGGTAAGAGAATTGCCTACGTGTACAGAGCCCAGAAGGAGATCAGAGGCACTAAGATCAGAGTGATCTGGGGCAAGGTCACCAGAACCCACGGTAACAACGGTGTTGTGAGagccaacttcaagaagaacttgccTCCAAAGACCTTCGGTGCCTCGGTGAGAATCATGTTGTACCCATCCAACATCTAA
- a CDS encoding oxysterol-binding protein KES1, with protein MASSASWTSFLKSITSFNGDLSSLTAPPFILSPTSLVEYSQYWGEHPDLLLEPNFISGGETKDEEQSNAVKRMLAVTKWFISTLRSQYCSRNESMGSEKKPLNPFLGEVFVGSWKDESKEQKFGETVLLSEQVSHHPPVTGYAIINDKNNVLLQGYNGIRATISTASISVKQYGHAILEYKDLKETYLITLPPLHIEGLITASPFVELEGTSYIQSSNGYLAVIDYSGRGYFSGKKNTFKARVYADKLASADKENALATISGQWSAKSYIAKGNEKPSSKGELFYDALAKTPEHLHVKPIEEQHALESRKAWRKVADAIRKSDYDLIQEEKSLIENEQREMRKQEAASGIKWQTRWFDCVDLKDGKAGDDPLLSLGNIASLSVDNVPSGTLRGSKKENGEAKHWRVNLEKWHNEKEIKI; from the coding sequence ATGGCACTGTCAGCTTCGTGGACATCTTTCCTCAAGTCCATCACCTCCTTCAATGGTGACTTGTCCTCCTTGACTGCGCCTCCATTCATCCTTTCACCAACCTCCCTAGTTGAATACTCTCAGTATTGGGGTGAACACCCGGATCTCTTGTTGGAGCCTAACTTTATTAGCGGAGGAGAAACTAAGGACGAGGAGCAGTCCAATGCGGTTAAGAGAATGCTTGCAGTGACCAAATGGTTTATCTCCACCTTGCGGTCGCAATACTGTTCTAGAAATGAGAGCATGGGttcagagaagaagcctttAAACCCATTCTTGGGTGAAGTTTTTGTGGGATCGTGGAAGGATGAGTCTAAAGAGCAGAAGTTTGGCGAGACTGTGCTCTTGTCGGAGCAAGTGTCTCACCATCCTCCTGTCACAGGTTACGCTATCATCAACGATAAGAACAATGTACTTTTGCAAGGTTACAATGGCATTCGTGCCACAATTAGTACTGCTTCAATTAGCGTGAAACAGTACGGACATGCTATTTTGGAATACAAGGATCTCAAAGAAACTTACTTGATCACATTACCTCCCTTGCACATTGAGGGGCTTATCACTGCATCGCCTTTTGTTGAATTAGAAGGCACCTCATACATCCAGAGCTCCAACGGTTACTTAGCAGTAATTGATTACTCGGGGAGAGGTTATTTCAGCGGCAAGAAGAATACATTTAAGGCTCGCGTTTACGCCGATAAGCTTGCTAGCGCTGATAAGGAGAATGCTCTTGCCACCATTTCTGGCCAGTGGTCCGCCAAGTCATACATCGCCAAGGGTAACGAGAAGCCTTCGAGCAAAGGGGAGTTGTTCTACGACGCATTAGCCAAAACCCCCGAACATTTGCATGTGAAGCCAATAGAGGAGCAGCACGCATTGGAGCTGAGGAAAGCATGGAGAAAGGTTGCAGACGCTATTCGCAAGAGCGACTACGACTTGATTCAGGAAGAAAAGTCTCTAATCGAGAATGAACAGAGAGAAATGAGAAAGCAAGAGGCTGCGTCGGGGATCAAGTGGCAGACTAGGTGGTTTGATTGTGTCGACCTTAAAGATGGCAAAGCCGGGGACGATCCTCTCTTAAGTTTGGGAAATATTGCAAGCTTATCTGTGGACAATGTGCCTTCAGGCACGCTTCGGGGgtcaaagaaggagaatggCGAGGCCAAACACTGGAGAGTGaacttggagaagtggCACAATGAGAAGGAGATTAAGATCTAG
- the GWT1 gene encoding glucosaminyl-phosphotidylinositol O-acyltransferase, translating to MSLKEQKEQFVSNLNGGSIEEIYLVTGVALAGYVSHTIFKKYLLPSLEWASHGSLMWEFFFDELLLLQAITVFSSRVDRVYLHSLGLALVIFVYGMVKKSVNKSSKRESSKKTEPPKEFLPIKSFITAYRAHMLVITNLAILAVDFHAFPRRFAKVETWGTSLMDLGVGSFVFSMGLANSRAVIKRKLIVDNKGISYGRLLLHNTSKALPVLALGLIRLVSVKSLEYQEHATEYGIHWNFFMTLGLLPIMLGILDPILNIVPRFIVALAIGCIYEWTLNNTGLLTFILDESNRQESLFAMNKEGLWSFCGYLSIFIFGQSFGSFVLTSKPTPNNLWGSYARGKGNKYFTVTTTQGLVIMTVISHSLFYVARESFHTGSISRRLANLPYVLWVVSYNAVFLLGYNMVERFIGPLKSTVLDAINANGLAIFLLANLLTGLVNMTINTLEVNEAKTYALLIGYALTWTSVAVVLHKFKIYIKL from the coding sequence atgtctttgaaagagcaaaaagaaCAGTTCGTCTCCAACCTCAATGGCGGCCTGATCGAGGAAATTTACTTGGTAACAGGTGTAGCATTAGCTGGCTACGTATCACATacaattttcaagaagtaccTTCTTCCGAGCCTAGAATGGGCTCTGCACGGCTCCCTCATGTGGGAgttcttctttgatgagcttttgcTCCTTCAGGCGATAACTGTGTTCAGTTCAAGGGTGGATCGCGTGTATCTTCACTCGTTGGGGCTCGCATTGGTGATCTTCGTTTATGgaatggtgaagaagagcgtGAATAAGTCGAGTAAGCGTGAGTCTTCGAAAAAGACTGAACCTCCCAAAGAGTTCCTCCCCATCAAGTCCTTCATCACAGCGTATAGAGCACATATGCTtgtcatcaccaacttggccattTTAGCTGTGGACTTCCACGCGTTTCCTCGAAGGTTTGCCAAGGTCGAAACCTGGGGTACCTCACTAATGGATCTTGGAGTGGGCTCTTTTGTGTTTTCCATGGGATTGGCCAATTCTCGTGCCGTTATTAAAAGGAAGCTTATAGTTGACAACAAGGGCATTTCTTACGGAAGATTGCTTCTACACAACACCCTGAAGGCGTTACCAGTGCTTGCGTTAGGTTTGATTCGACTCGTTAGCGTCAAATCCTTAGAGTACCAAGAACATGCTACTGAATATGGCATCCACTGGAATTTCTTCATGACTTTGGGGCTTTTGCCTATAATGTTGGGTATTCTTGATCCGATATTGAACATAGTCCCCAGGTTCATCGTTGCTCTTGCCATTGGATGCATCTACGAATGGACATTGAACAATACTGGCTTGCTTACCTTCATTTTAGATGAGTCCAACAGACAGGAGTCACTTTTTGCTATGAATAAAGAGGGGCTCTGGTCCTTTTGCGGGTACCTCAGCATATTCATCTTTGGTCAATCTTTTGGCTCCTTTGTTCTAACTTCAAAACCAACTCCAAATAATCTTTGGGGATCATATGCCCGTGGCAAGGGAAACAAGTATTTCACGGTCACGACAACTCAGGGCTTGGTAATTATGACGGTGATCTCTCACAGCTTATTCTACGTTGCAAGGGAATCTTTTCACACGGGCTCGATTTCTCGCAGATTAGCGAATCTTCCCTATGTACTCTGGGTGGTCAGCTACAATGCCGTATTCTTGTTGGGCTACAACATGGTTGAACGTTTCATTGGACCTCTTAAGCTGACGGTGCTTGATGCCATCAACGCCAACGGCCTAGCGATTTTCcttttggccaacttgCTCACCGGGCTTGTCAACATGACCATCAACACATTGGAAGTAAACGAGGCAAAAACCTACGCTCTTTTAATTGGTTATGCGCTTACATGGACCTCAGTCGCTGTTGTGTTGCACAAGTTCAAGATATACATCAAACTCtaa
- the SPO7 gene encoding Nem1-Spo7 phosphatase regulatory subunit SPO7, with amino-acid sequence MSETLELSPRSDDDGMLSDSPQLNHGSSLSSIAMDDEKRWSPSEVGSESDGGKDLGNTVYSSASESESQSVKAKEPRKKKGKAPTPGSGSGLSPKQKKKVRRKSRNSDVFSEKSHRSELHGSGYTSTPAAGKIFRNLLILEESLRQQVMQQRALRRKYLTFLAVLCSLIAFISHHLYFNDHSASVRVSLQLMLLALSVTLMLYHLSGEYQKTIVLPRKFLSSTNKGLRQLNLRLVKIKTSMTDTTVDLIREAGLFLCTMCLRSCHTVYPSMIQNPNSRLEVFLVSAQSQCQPRFGLTDVKLTLLPRSFNTDIREGWELYRNEFWVNEGVRRRIAMMEFVSGPAEDKSRAKKEKKERRKPRIPTAKDLPNPHQANPANLDGLFSPQELSKENLEALGKAESLDMEASF; translated from the coding sequence ATGTCTGAGACACTAGAGCTTTCGCCTCGTTCAGACGACGACGGCATGCTCTCAGACCTGCCTCAGCTCAATCACGGCAGCTCGTTAAGTTCCATCGCCATGGACGACGAAAAACGATGGTCTCCGTCAGAAGTGGGCTCTGAGTCGGATGGAGGCAAAGATTTGGGCAACACGGTTTATTCGAGTGCCTCTGAGCTGGAATCACAGCTGGTGAAGGCGAAAGAGCCtcgaaagaagaagggGAAAGCGCCTACGCCAGGGCTGGGGCTGGGGCTTCTGCCgaaacagaaaaagaaagtaaGGAGGAAGTCTAGGAACCTGGATGTGTTTCTGGAGAAGTCTCACCGTTCAGAGCTTCATGGAAGCGGTTACACGCTGACTCCAGCAGCAGGCAAAATATTTCGGAACTTGCTTATCTTGGAAGAGAGTCTTCGACAACAGGTTATGCAACAACGGGCGCTTCGAAGAAAGTACTTGACGTTTTTGGCAGTTCTCTGCTCTTTAATTGCATTCATTTCTCATCACTTATATTTCAATGACCACAGCGCCTCAGTGAGAGTGCTGCTCCAGCTCATGCTTCTAGCGCTTTCTGTGACCTTGATGCTATACCACTTATCTGGTGAGTACCAAAAGACAATTGTTCTTCCGAGAAAGTTTCTCTCGTCAACAAATAAAGGCTTGCGCCAACTCAATTTGCGTTTGGTCAAGATAAAAACCTCCATGACCGACACCACTGTCGACCTCATACGAGAGGCAGGTCTTTTTTTGTGTACTATGTGTCTACGAAGCTGTCACACTGTCTACCCATCTATGATACAGAACCCAAACTCCAGATTAGAGGTGTTTTTGGTCTCGGCTCAGCTGCAGTGCCAGCCACGGTTCGGCCTAACCGACGTGAAATTGACTCTCTTACCTCGTTCGTTCAACACTGATATCCGAGAGGGATGGGAGCTATACAGAAATGAGTTCTGGGTGAACGAGGGCgtcagaagaagaatcgCCATGATGGAGTTTGTCAGTGGGCCCGCAGAAGATAAACTGAgggcaaagaaagaaaagaaggagcgTCGCAAACCTAGAATCCCAACGGCAAAGGACCTTCCAAACCCCCATCAGGCCAACCCGGCCAATTTGGACGGATTGTTCCTGCCCCAGGAACTCTCCAAGGAGAATCTTGAGGCTCTAGGAAAGGCGGAGAGTCTCGATATGGAGGCTTCTTTTTAG
- the OSM1 gene encoding Osm1p produces the protein MAATRYDAVVVGSGLAGLTSTLSLAQSGLKVALVEKTDKLGGNSIKASSGINGAPTRFQEPGDSVELFAQDTMKSGKGRSKQELVNVLANNSADAVHWLSDECGVDLSAVAQLGGHSFARTHRGKGSLPPGFAIVSALMKKIEGADNVDVLKKTTFKGFRKHSDFTADGIEVEDGEKNRRTLLANNIILATGGYSADFTSSSLLRRYRPDLVHLPSTNGQQTTGDGQKIAELHLDADLIDMDAIQIHPTGFVQLKNEETINSKWKFLCGELIRAIGGILLSPNTGARFVNELTTRDNVTEGVFQHCANDNGHAVCIIAVSEEDYIKAKPHIDFYMSQNLMFKGDAKDVTTKLAAIASGRLAPEKIEQGLRQYNEAIGNDDLGRPSFGNPFGTQFYYGFVTPVLHFTMGGVSINDKAQILTKSGKQMKNVFAIGEVSGGLHGGNRLGGSSLLECVVFGRKVAQQISALY, from the coding sequence ATGGCAGCTACACGCTACGACGCTGTTGTCGTTGGCTCAGGCTTGGCTGGACTCACGCTGACGCTTTCCCTAGCACAACTGGGGTTGAAAGTGGCCCTCGTGGAGAAAACAGACAAATTGGGCGGCAACTCAATCAAGGCCTCTTCGGGAATCAATGGAGCCCCTACGCGGTTCCAAGAGCCCGGAGATTCCGTGGAGTTGTTTGCTCAGGATACAATGAAGTCAGGCAAAGGACGGTCCAAGCAGGAGTTGGTGAACGTTTTGGCCAACAACTCTGCCGATGCTGTCCACTGGCTTTCGGATGAGTGTGGCGTGGACTTGAGTGCCGTGGCACAGTTGGGTGGCCATTCGTTTGCTAGAACCCACAGGGGCAAAGGATCGCTCCCACCTGGATTCGCTATAGTGTCAGCGctaatgaagaaaatcgaAGGAGCAGACAACGTTGACGTTTTGAAAAAGACTACATTCAAAGGGTTTAGAAAGCATTCAGACTTCACAGCTGACGGTATCGAAGTGGAAGACGGCGAGAAGAATAGAAGGACACTTCTTGCCAATAACATCATCCTAGCCACCGGCGGCTACTCGGCCGACTTCACCTCCTCGAGCCTTCTTCGGCGCTACAGACCTGATCTTGTTCACTTGCCTCTGACAAACGGACAGCAGACCACTGGCGACGGCCAAAAAATCGCCGAGTTGCACCTCGATGCCGACCTAATTGACATGGACGCTATACAAATTCACCCGACAGGGTTTGTTCAGCTCAAAAATGAGGAGACTATTAATAGTAAGTGGAAGTTTCTCTGTGGAGAATTGATCAGAGCCATCGGCGgtattcttctctctcCCAACACAGGAGCTCGCTTTGTGAATGAGTTGACCACGAGAGATAACGTCACTGAAGGGGTGTTTCAACATTGTGCCAACGATAACGGCCACGCAGTCTGCATTATTGCCGTCAGCGAGGAAGATTATATTAAGGCCAAACCACATATTGACTTCTACATGTCACAAAATCTCATGTTCAAAGGTGACGCTAAGGACGTCACTACCAAACTTGCGGCCATTGCTTCAGGAAGACTTGCGCCTGAAAAGATCGAGCAAGGTTTGCGCCAGTACAATGAAGCCATTGGGAATGATGATTTGGGCAGGCCCAGTTTCGGTAACCCATTTGGCACCCAATTCTACTACGGGTTTGTCACACCTGTGCTTCACTTTACTATGGGTGGTGTATCAATCAATGATAAAGCTCAAATACTTACAAAATCAGGTAAGCAGATGAAAAATGTCTTCGCTATAGGCGAGGTGAGCGGTGGACTTCATGGAGGCAACCGACTTGGTGGTAGCTCGTTACTCGAATGTGTCGTATTTGGACGGAAAGTCGCCCAGCAGATTAGTGCCTTGTATTAA
- the YTH1 gene encoding cleavage polyadenylation factor RNA-binding subunit YTH1 yields the protein MLRLDPIIHPDTRNKRFKFEDFLRSEYSFGLDPDRPVCQFYRPSQPSSCPNGPLCPNKHVPAMYNNKIVCKHWLRGLCKKNDHCEFLHEYNLRKMPECLFYSKNGYCTQTQECLYLHIDPQQKIPECQAYEQGFCPEGPKCPNRHVRKIMCPMYLTGFCPKGYECDYSHPRYDPNIIKESKVKKLIKGETRELEKISYDQPITDVVRTTESPAPAS from the coding sequence ATGCTTCGACTCGACCCTATCATCCACCCTGACACGAGAAACAAGAGATTCAAGTTTGAGGATTTCCTTCGCAGTGAGTACTCTTTCGGTCTAGATCCCGACAGACCCGTGTGTCAGTTCTACCGACCCAGCCAACCTTCGTCATGTCCCAATGGACCTCTATGTCCCAACAAGCATGTTCCTGCTAtgtacaacaacaaaatcgTGTGCAAACATTGGCTTCGAGGGCTTTGTAAGAAAAATGATCACTGTGAGTTTCTTCACGAGTacaacttgagaaagatgcCCGAGTGTCTCTTCTACTCGAAGAACGGGTATTGTACTCAGACACAAGAGTGTTTATATTTGCATATCGATCCTCAGCAGAAGATCCCTGAGTGCCAGGCGTACGAACAGGGCTTCTGTCCTGAGGGTCCCAAGTGTCCAAACAGACATGTTAGGAAAATCATGTGCCCGATGTATTTGACTGGCTTTTGCCCTAAGGGCTACGAATGTGACTATAGTCATCCTCGGTACGATCcaaacatcatcaaggaaagtAAAGTAAAGAAGCTAATCAAGGGTGAGACAAGAGAGCTTGAAAAGATATCTTATGATCAGCCTATTACTGATGTGGTGAGAACAACTGAGTCCCCTGCTCCAGCAAGCTAA
- the COG4 gene encoding Golgi transport complex subunit COG4 gives MVGKPISQSTTASMFPSLQQHNLDKEYAELMERLKSASSTSALHELIHQIDLQTNNIDSDLSRLVTVGSKKHMAEISSLELSRAKLSGAIANSNDLTKVFTSANDLGHSLTSRIKALDREIRNVNSTLLFVSDVQLLKNNISQTQYAIEKGDWDLAANCIHIINHKLSPKLVNGKFASVTIPSSEIPELPAPTVKMWTEQLTQEFQTRFNDAAKARSVPEITKYFQLFPLIDQEEAGLQCYSKFICSIITDTSRTLINSATKGEARSGIYATVTQNLFESISTMLSSHTPLINKYYGTSYPDAVVFVVSKIQREIDSQIGLIADTFYDVNRVDKTLQDIKLHKFTELSRRFSDHYQQPEHEENDVYDHDIVPLVEIGDLIHEFSSILHHWSLYCKFISAKYLSKSQSQQDVLEVPQLLSSSHFNKKIHNKFLPAFEALYTYYLRRSFEKAITIEEVPDLDAFLVTTAESKAPDQPAVSSVVEDLSLIFHNTLRNILESSQPSTVKHFVTECFKVLRTDFLDGFIRRALQDNSPRYNKTLSLISAHSTVLSGSVSPSVSRSGTPAPESVSGYFKGASSAFGNIVGTGSSMVTGSAGGQPNEPKLVNYVVYLNTVATAQQFIHQIVENTTQRDPQYIKNNFPFGMDGDRIKNIIRGDILEPFTAATNDVVRQSLRNFYNQSMKNRLASIVNEAFSDHNDTRYMAYSSTILNDPSSMIKFKNSWGSMISPYRQTMHKTLVFNKLLRLLVVNLASMIEKRLMVALKKFKINELGALKLDKDVSFIINEVCEDDYELREKFVRLTQLVLLVGMDEEEYQLNSFSKSNEEEEDEEEDNDVGINWVLTPLERKQIRRFRC, from the coding sequence ATGGTGGGCAAACCAATTTCTCAGAGCACTACTGCTTCCATGTTCCCGCTGCTACAGCAGCATAATTTGGACAAGGAGTATGCTGAGCTCATGGAAAGACTCAAGTCGGCTCTGTCCACCTCAGCGTTACATGAATTGATCCACCAGATCGACCTCCAAACAAACAACATCGACTCCGATTTGCTGCGGTTGGTCACTGTGGGATCAAAGAAACATATGGCGGAAATCTCGCTGTTGGAGCTTTCTCGAGCCAAGTTGTCTGGTGCCATAGCCAACTCCAACGATTTGACCAAAGTGTTCACTTCAGCCAACGATTTGGGCCATTCACTCACATCAAGGATAAAAGCCTTGGATAGGGAAATCAGAAACGTTAACTCCACGTTGTTGTTTGTGTCTGACGTCCAGCTCCTCAAAAACAACATCAGCCAGACCCAGTACGCCATAGAGAAGGGAGATTGGGATTTGGCAGCCAATTGCATCCATATAATCAATCATAAACTTAGTCCGAAGCTTGTAAATGGAAAGTTTGCCCTGGTGACAATCCCATCGTCCGAGATTCCTGAGCTTCCTGCTCCTACCGTGAAGATGTGGACTGAGCAGCTAACCCAAGAATTCCAGACACGTTTCAACGACGCAGCCAAAGCAAGGTCCGTGCCAGAAATCACGAAGTACTTTCAGCTTTTTCCTCTAATTGACCAGGAGGAAGCCGGACTTCAGTGCTATTCAAAATTCATTTGTTCAATCATTACTGATACTTCACGAACGTTGATAAACTCGGCGACAAAAGGCGAAGCGAGACTGGGGATATACGCTACGGTTACACagaatctttttgaaagcatttcGACCATGTTGTCGCTGCATACGCCCTTGATTAATAAATACTACGGAACCTCGTACCCAGACGCAGTGGTGTTCGTGGTGTCCAAGATCCAGCGTGAAATCGATTCCCAAATCGGATTGATTGCTGATACTTTCTACGACGTTAACAGAGTCGACAAGACACTTCAGGATATCAAGCTACATAAGTTCACTGAACTTTCGCGCCGCTTCTCTGACCATTATCAGCAGCCTGAGCACGAGGAAAATGATGTATACGACCATGACATCGTTCCACTTGTGGAGATCGGCGACTTAATTCACGAGTTTTCTAGCATATTGCACCATTGGTCATTATACTGCAAGTTCATATCAGCAAAGTATCTCAGCAAGAGTCAGTCCCAACAGGACGTGCTTGAAGTACCTCAATTGCTCAGCTCGTCCCatttcaacaaaaaaattcacAACAAATTCTTGCCTGCTTTCGAGGCGCTATACACATACTACTTACGTCGCTCATTTGAAAAGGCCATCACAATCGAGGAGGTTCCAGATTTAGACGCCTTCTTGGTCACCACCGCGGAATCAAAGGCCCCCGATCAACCCGCTGTATCATCTGTCGTAGAGGATCTCAGTTTGATCTTCCACAATACTTTGAGAAACATTCTTGAGTCATCACAACCGTCCACCGTCAAGCACTTTGTCACGGAGTGCTTTAAAGTTCTTCGAAcagattttcttgatggcTTCATTCGCAGGGCTCTCCAGGATAATCTGCCAAGATACAACAAAACGCTTTCCCTAATATCGGCTCATAGCACAGTATTAAGCGGCAGCGTCAGCCCCTCAGTTTCAAGATCAGGCACTCCAGCTCCTGAGTCTGTGAGCGGGTACTTTAAAGGtgcttcctctgcttttGGTAATATAGTAGGCACCGGAAGCTCAATGGTGACGGGGTCTGCAGGGGGTCAGCCAAACGAACCAAAACTTGTCAACTACGTTGTTTATCTTAACACAGTGGCCACTGCACAACAATTCATTCATCAGATTGTGGAGAATACTACTCAGCGTGATCCACAATACATTAAGAACAATTTTCCTTTTGGTATGGATGGAGATAGGATAAAGAACATAATACGAGGAGATATTTTGGAGCCGTTCACTGCCGCCACAAACGATGTGGTGAGACAGTCCTTGCGCAATTTCTACAACCAATCCATGAAAAACAGGCTTGCAAGCATAGTGAACGAGGCATTCTCTGATCACAACGACACACGTTACATGGCGTACTCCTCAACCATATTAAATGATCCATCGAGTATGATTaagttcaagaactcaTGGGGAAGCATGATCAGTCCCTATAGACAAACAATGCACAAGACATTGGTATTTAATAAGTTGCTCAGGCTTCTTGTGGTTAACCTTGCCAGCATGATAGAAAAAAGGTTGATGGTGGCactcaagaaattcaaaatcaacgagtTGGGCGCTTTGAAGCTCGACAAGGATGTCCTGTTCATTATCAACGAAGTGTGTGAGGATGACTACGAACTTCGAGAAAAGTTCGTGAGACTTACGCAGTTGGTGCTTCTTGTGGGAATGGACGAGGAGGAATATCAGCTTAACTCTTTCAGTAAACTGaatgaggaggaggaggatgaagaggaagacaaCGATGTTGGCATCAACTGGGTCTTGACACCGCTAGAGAGGAAGCAAATTCGCCGTTTCCGCTGTTAG
- the LAP3 gene encoding bleomycin hydrolase has protein sequence MGSATSKDVRDDVSVEIVNEKQVYKESPSSAAAYLQKLSLDVCDYSNDLNTENIKKWDADLKSDPKNRVVQNAFAQHSLGDITKKRNVDLTLGDRYLFNVEVDPIGSPSFLDNQKSSGRCWIFATSNVIRTRVIKRYNLDPAGFQVSQAYLYFYDKLEKANYFLENIIDTADEPLDSRLLQWLFAGSVNDGGQWDMISNVIDKYGVVPNEVFPDNANASSSSGLNAVLADKLREFALVLREMKEKGAPKRAILAAKNNFNKQVYQIIALFLGSPIGPNEKFTWEYKDKNGKFHSVETTAKEFYEKHVAYNVTQRFSLLNDPRNEYNKLYTVDRLNNVYNGRPIEYVNVELSAMKKAAIAMLKDNEPVFFGCDVGKFFDGASGVMDTNLFDYDLVLGTAPKLTKEERLRTGSSQMTHAMVIAGVHLDADGKPTRWKVENSWGDEGGNKGWYLMSDDWFDEYVFQIVTSKKYTERSHYELWKNKQYSVLPYYDPMGALA, from the coding sequence aTGGGCTCTGCTACTTCAAAGGACGTCAGAGATGATGTCTCTGTTGAAATTGTGAACGAGAAACAAGTTTATAAAGAATCACCATCTTCAGCGGCTGCTTACTTGCAAAAGTTATCTTTGGACGTATGCGACTACCTGAACGACTTGAACACtgaaaacatcaagaagtgGGACGCTGATTTGAAGTCTGACCCCAAAAACAGAGTAGTACAGAACGCGTTTGCCCAACACAGTTTGGGAGACATAACTAAGAAGAGAAACGTTGACTTGACATTAGGTGACAGGTACCTCTTCAACGTGGAGGTGGATCCCATTGGATCGCCCTCTTTCTTGGACAACCAGAAATCTTCTGGAAGGTGTTGGATTTTTGCCACCAGCAATGTGATCCGCACCCGTGTGATCAAGAGGTACAACTTGGACCCGGCTGGGTTTCAAGTTTCTCAGGCGTATCTCTACTTCTACgacaagttggagaaggcCAACTACTTCCTTGAGAACATCATTGACACTGCCGATGAGCCTCTTGACTCGCGTTTGCTCCAATGGCTTTTTGCCGGCTCCGTTAATGACGGTGGACAGTGGGACATGATATCTAACGTCATTGACAAGTACGGTGTGGTGCCCAATGAGGTGTTTCCCGATAATGCCAATGCTCTGTCTTCGAGTGGGTTGAACGCCGTCTTGGCAGACAAGTTAAGAGAATTTGCTTTGGTGTTGAGGgaaatgaaggaaaagggTGCTCCCAAGAGGGCCATTTTGGCAGCCAAGAATAACTTTAACAAGCAAGTGTACCAGATTATTGCCCTCTTTTTGGGCTCTCCAATTGGCCCCAACGAGAAGTTCACTTGGGAgtacaaggacaagaatGGCAAGTTTCACAGCGTCGAGACTACTGCAAAAGAGTTTTACGAAAAGCACGTTGCCTACAATGTCACGCAACGCTTTTCCTTGTTGAACGACCCAAGGAATGAGTACAACAAGTTGTACACCGTTGACCGTTTAAACAACGTCTACAACGGCAGACCCATTGAATACGTGAATGTAGAATTGTCTgcgatgaagaaagctgcCATTGCAATGTTGAAGGACAACGAGCCTGTGTTCTTTGGTTGTGATGTTGGCAAGTTCTTTGACGGTGCCTCTGGCGTCATGGACACCAACTTGTTTGACTACGACTTGGTGCTTGGTACTGCTCCTAAGCTCACCAAAGaggagagattgagaaCTGGTTCTTCTCAGATGACACATGCCATGGTCATTGCTGGTGTCCATTTGGATGCTGACGGCAAGCCCACTAGATGGAAGGTGGAGAACTCGTGGGGTGATGAAGGCGGCAATAAGGGCTGGTACTTGATGTCTGACGATTGGTTCGACGAGTACGTTTTTCAGATTGTGACGTCAAAGAAGTACACAGAGAGATCACACTACGAGCTCTGGAAGAACAAGCAATACTCTGTATTGCCTTACTATGATCCTATGGGAGCGTTGGCCTGA